The window TCTCCCTCAAGCTCACTATGCTcactgtttattattttaactaAGGAATACAAACAAATTGCTGAATACATATTTCTTATAATGTGTTTGctacttttatttttcaaagtgAGAGAGCAATGATTCCCAGCCTCCTCCTTTAACACTGGTGCAGGATAGGTACTCCATAACTGGCTTATTTTCTGCCATCACAACTTGTCCAAACAAACTAGGAATTTTCAGACTGTCAAACCACTGATGAGTGAAGACAATAAACACTTGGTAAGCTTCTGTGCAGTACGTACTTTTGAAGCAGGGCGTTCTTAAACTTCTCTGCGTTGAGCTCGACTCTGAGCTGATCAGCACTCATTCTGGCAGTGGTCAGAAGTACCGGGTGTTTGATGAGGTCAGAGGTTGATGGACGCCTTGTTGGATCAGGGTGGATCATAAGCTgggaaaaaaccaaaacaacctATAAATAAATTCACCAGAAAACTAAAAGCTGAGGTTGACAGTGCTcagatttacaaaaaaaaaaaaatacattaactaCAATTCAATTATTAGATCAATTGTTtggttaataaaataaataacaacattCAAGAAACTTTTCCACAGCAAGGCTAATATAGCTTATCTGGTTTGTCAATGACTCATGCCAGAGGCCAGGGTTTGAATCCACCTCGGCCCATCTCATGTGAAATTCCCTCTCACTCACTCCCTACTGACCTGTCTGCTCTCTCCTGTCCTATCAGAATGAAAGCtaaaattttaaacttttcaagcacccAATGAAGGTGCTTGAAAAGGGCCGCTTGAAAAACTTGAAATGGCCTGCACTGTctcacagaaaaataaagtttatctttatacattaaagtaattGGGAACATGCAGCTTGGCTCAGATTAGCACAAAAGCTAAGACATAATAACACCCATTCTTATAAACTCAAAGGATCTAAAAGGAAAGACAAGTGTTGTGCAGTTACCTTAAGAAGACTGAGAAACTCTGGAGAAAGCACTTGAGGAACGGCGGGGAGTTTGCCCCGTCTGATCTCATGCCATTTCTCTCCGTTGGTGGGTAGAGGTTCGGCCCCTGACGCGCTGACAACAGTCAGGGCCAAAGCAAAGATGTCTGCTTTTGTCAGGTTACTGTAGtcctaaagagaaaacaaaaattatGTTGGAAGTGCAGCAGAATAAGTACAAgcatttttttggtttgtttttttaagcaggAAAACAAACCTCTTGTAAAACTTCATTAGCCAGGTATCTGCTGTCGCCCTCTTCAACCTGTGGATTGTTCACTCTTGTCACATGACCGAGATCACCTGGAGAGGGAACGCAGGTGAATGTGAGAATGAGCTATCTGACatttaataaaatgacaaaCTAGATATTATAGAACTTTGGAGTGAGCGTACCAATTTTGTAGATGACAGTAGGAGTCAGTCCTTCATCCTCGTCACATTCATCACAGCTCACTATGGATTTCCGTGAAATAAAGATGTTGCCTAAAACAAAGAAAGCTTCCGTTAGTTTCGGACTAGGAAACTTTAATGTTAAATTCTCATCTTCTTTTCTATAAAATATAAGAATGAAGGCCAGTCGCAACCTCAAATACCTTAGTGTGGaattttcctgttttaaaatgGGCATATTGGGGGGCAGCTATGCAGATCAGCATGAATGGGCCACATAAAGCAGGGGCACACATTTCTTAAAAGGGGCAAACCCATTTTACGCTGTGGGCTACATACAACCCACTTTCACTTCAAGTGGGCTGGGCCAGTTCAGTTCAATCCAGTTtacatagcgccaaatcacaacaatggtTGCCTCAAGGCGTGGCCTCTGAAACTCCCCTGCTGTCAGTGTAAACCTATGAGACATTGTAATATAAGAAAAGTAGTGCAATTTCAACTATACATCATAAAGGTTTTTCAACATGATAAAGAAAAGCTGCACTAGTCAGTTAAATACTAGCCATTACTATACAAATAGCTTAAATAGTAATAAATATTTGTGTAAAAACTGTAGAAAAGGTTTTGACATCTCATTGCTCAGACTGTCTTGTAATTAGAAAACAAGAGGGTTTTAAGTTGTGAGttcctttaaagaaaaaaaaagaaaaaagctaaaATTTCTAAGGTAGATTTCTAGTCCTAATTACTTGGATGTATCAAGAAtataggaaaagctgtaaaacttaagaaaatacagttaaaagtctaaaaatgtatgtcgtccttcacattttccaaagccatgCAGTGAGCCAGATTGTTTTTCCTGGGCTGATTCTGGCCCTCAGGCctcatgtttgacacccctggtcaCAACTGAACTGAACCAGGAAACACAGCCCTGTCATAAGAGAGCCTGTCTTAATTTTGCCCATTCATGGCATatagcaaagacaaaaagcctAAAGATAAAGTGATGACAGATAACAGTTATTTCCTgttatttaataataacaaaatgtaTATTACTTTTGAGTAACAAACAAGTCATCAAGTCTGTAATGACTGTTCCTTTTAACCAATGTGCATTATTTTTCTGGCTGTCTTGAACTTGCCGAGATCCCCGAAACATTTTTTCAAGCAGGAAAGCCCAATAATCCAAACCAATAAGTTTGACGGCCattcttttttgctttaaaaaaaaatacatcaaatatTGCAACTCCCAATATTTTAACATCAAGATCAATTACTCACTTGGTTTGATATCCATGTGCACCAGAGAGGTTGAGTGGATGTACTTTAGTCCCTGTGTGACCTGCACAAGCAGATCTTTCAGCTCAAGCGCCGACAGGTAGCTGAGCCGTCTGTAGTTCTCTGCGATGACGTCAGACAGCGTGCCGCCGTTGCAGTACTCATTCTGGATGAGCATGTGGTCATCTTCAGCCCAGGCTGAGTAGTAGCGTACCACATGGGGATGTTGGCCCAGCACGGCATGAGCATACACCTCCCGTAAGGCATTTTGCCTGTGAAGGAGAACAGACCGTTTTAATTAGGACGTGACTGGAGCTGGTTTTGTAGTTCACATGAGTGGAGGTCAAAACTTTCCAGTAAAATAACTTTTAGTGAGctcctttaaaaacatgaaagtaGAAACATGGGTCTCTTTGGGTATATACACATGTCTTATTACAAACACAGTAGTACAGGTAAGTTTGAATAATCCAGCCATCTTTCCACTCATCCAATTTGTATCcaatattcaccacaaataaataTGATCTTCTTTTGCGTAGTTTAAACAAACCAATCTACTTACTCGTCTACTGATCCCGCCAGAGGTTTCTTTGACCTCTTGATGGCATACATGCAGCCGTCAAGCCTTTTCACGCACTTGAACACAGCACCGAACTCCCCGCAGCCGATTTTCTCCAACTCGAGGAACTCTGAAGCATACCGGGACGTCATGTTGCTTTCCATCATTGTGATCCTCTGAGGGCGGGAGAGGAgttttaacaaaagaaaatctgaTACAATCATTTAAATCCAACTATCAATCAGCACGAAGCTCACTTTTCCAGTCCAGTTACCACCAAAACCAACAGGTTTACCCAGCTAATAGTTTTGAGGCAATTTACATATGAAATACACATGTGAATGAGCTTTTCTATGTTGTGTTTAGAATAACAACGAGCATTGTGCAACATACTCAATCTGGAATTTCCATTTAAATCTCGTTCCAAGACATTTATAACTTCAACAATTACCAAATTTTCCTCTTTGTTGTagatttgttaattttttttaaaaaaaaagttaacctGTGTGGttcgtgttttgtttttttgtttttgtttttaacttttgtggTATGTTTCACAAATTTTACATCCGTAGCTACAAATTTAAAAGGAaccaaataaaatttaaatagcAGCAAACTTTTCTTCACATAATTTCCCCTATAAGAGCAATTCACTTTACTTATGTTTATATGTGGCTTCCATCCACAAGTTTAGGAACCACTGgtttcaaagaagaaaaaacaaacaaaaaaaacaacataaccaAAACAGAATTCTAGACCTTTACTTACAGATGGAAAACCATTTCTCGAAAAATATTCTCTCATTTGGTGCTCTTACTGATGGTGATGGAAAGATGTATTTAACAAGCCCAAAATACACCACACATATTTATATAGTTTGATATCTGGTGACTGAAGGCTTCAATATATGACTCACAATTTAGTCATTTATAAAACCTCAAATCTCTCAGACTCCTAGAAAACACTATTCACACCTGGACAGAATAAAGAAAACTTTTCTGGTTTGCAGTGCCAGCAACATACCCCAACAATAAAATAGAGGCACTGAATCTGACTAGAAATGACAAGAACATCTAAATACCTTAGATGGTGGCACcacttcctcctctccttcacCGTCACTCGCCTCCATGTCTTCTCCACAGGAGCTACAAgtttaaagataaagaataatgTAGGTTAGCATTCTgtacagcagggggcagcaCTGAGGACTTCAAGAGCACATGGCAGAGTTCAGTGAGGTCGTGGTAAACCTCGGGCTTTATACTGCCAAATGTTTAGATATTCTGAAAGTGCTGAAGGAAACAGGTAAAGTTTAATACAGCTCTACAAAATCAGCAACTACATTGTGTGTTTAACGATTGTTGCATAGCTGTATTAAGTAATTAAAGACTAACTGCTATGGCTGGGAAATCTGGAACAAAATCATTGACAGCAGTTTATCGACTCCAACAGCCACATTTCAACTACAATGACGTGTAACACGGGGTTTTTGAGGACTGATCTAAAGATGCAAGATATAAAGTTATGAGCTTACTCATTCCAGTGTGCTCGCTTTCTGTTGATTCTCTGCTGTGTGGCAGACTGAATGAGGAGGGAGTCAGGGGTGAAGGGGTTAAAGTTGACCAGGGGGGTCTGCTGTCTCCTGCCATTGTCAATAAGTGACTTTCCTGAAACGTCCACTTTCTTGAATAAGGAAACTCTCCTGCTGGAGGACCCCGGGCCTGAGCTTCTAGCTCTGGACAATAAACTCTGCAAAAGTCAGTTTTAGAGATGAGTGAATAACAGAGCAGAAGGactaaaaacaccaaaaacccATCTGTTTCAACCAAAATGCGTATAAAATAAGCTAAGAACAATAACTGGTATTTATAATGTAAAGGTACTTTAAATTAAATGCTCACTCGTTGATAGACATGCCCAGACATACAACTGTTTGGATGACTATAACGTTATGCAATAAGTATAGTTATACATTAAGTGGGTCAGTGGGTGATTAACGGACTCTCCGGGAGTTCAAAAATTTGAATCAGTGTGTTTGCTAAAAGGTCTGATCTCTTTCCACTTTTAGGCCTGAAAAGACAGAGAAACGATCGAAGCAGTAAGCTAAACTACTGAGACAAGACAAGAAAGTGCAGTCAAATGTTCGGTTTTGCAAGAGTCTGATTATGAATAATGTctcaaaaattaaattacatttaccTTTGGTGTGTGCGGTGTGTCAAAAAGCCGCAGTTTCTTGAAGGTTTTGTGCGGGGGTGTGTCTGGACAGTCCGGGATCGGGGAGCTGGATCCCCCGTCGTCCGGAGAGCCGGGACGACAGGGAGACCCTCTAAACAGCCGAGAGTTTTTCCGAGGGGATGGCGAGCAGTTGGCAAATATAACACTGCTGGGTGACTGCAGGTGAGTTGGGGATCCAAAACTCTCCTCCTCGTCCCATAGCTCCACGTCTTCGTCCCCACCGGACTGATTCAGGGGGCTGCTGCTCCCGTCCAGGCATTTGTCGGCGATGATCCGTCGCAGTGGCATCGGGGAATCCATCTCCGTGAAGCCAGACTCTCCCCCTGTGCTGTTGTTGATGTCCTCGATGAGGTCGTCCTCTCCGTCGCTGCATGTGAACTGTAATTTCTGACGGATTGGCCGACTTTTGGGAGAAGGAGATCCGTGCCGATGGCGGCTGTAGCTCGACATTTTCAGGATTTAAAACCCGGCTTCGTTGACGCcgtaaaaaaccaaaaaaaaaaaaacaaaaccccaaaccaaAAACTGAAAAGCACGCGGCGGATCCACAGCACTGCTGAAattacgtttttgttttttttattgagatACAACACTTCTAGTTGCCTCAAATTAAAGGTACAGATCCAAAAGTCTGAAAAGAACGACTTTTACCTTCAGAAGCTTCGCCTACAAAGTTAACGTGTTTGCTGAATCCTACACGCCCATCCAACGCTGAAAAATGGCCCCGTTAACAACGTCCGAAGTTGAGCTGATATTGAATTAATTCCGAAAAATAAAGCCCCCACCCGACGGGTGTGAGTGTCCGTCACTACCTTCTTGACGGCTCGCTGACAGAGAAACACGTCTTTCCACAATTAAACCATTCCAATGTTTACAAAAAGTTTGAATGAGTCAACTACCAACTCCTTCCTATCACGCGCGTGGGAAAGGACTTCCCGCGACCGTTGGTCACATGCCATCGCGCAGCCAATCACATCTCGTCCCTAAATTTTGAAAGATGGGCGTTCCAGTGTGGTTTCGGGAGACGTTACGTCATGAATAGCAAAGCAACAATCTGGCGCGAACGCGTGCCTTTACACGCTGATCTGAGACGCGACCATTAAGGACAGTTTATTCAGGCGGAAAGATCAAAGACGCCGCGATAGATAAAGATCAAGTAAACTATTAACATAAACACCCACCCGTTACATACAAGTTATGCGAGTTAGTATGTTAGTGCTTTATTTTAATGCATTAAAACGGGTTCCTGGGGTTAAAACCAGTTTTAACCCGTTTAATTGTAAACAATTTTAGTAACAACATTTTTTCAAGTTAATTGACAAAGTTTTTTCAATAAATGCTTAATAATTCAAATATCTGAAACTGTCattaaaagtttacatttttgaaaataaattaatgtttaATCATTTTGAAAAGGGCTCAAGTTGATTAAGtgatttatgaaaaaaagaagaaaaatatattgTTGTATGAGGATTCTATGGCAGATTTTGTGCATGAAGGTGTCGAAAGGGTGCAA is drawn from Pelmatolapia mariae isolate MD_Pm_ZW linkage group LG7, Pm_UMD_F_2, whole genome shotgun sequence and contains these coding sequences:
- the wee1 gene encoding wee1-like protein kinase; amino-acid sequence: MSSYSRHRHGSPSPKSRPIRQKLQFTCSDGEDDLIEDINNSTGGESGFTEMDSPMPLRRIIADKCLDGSSSPLNQSGGDEDVELWDEEESFGSPTHLQSPSSVIFANCSPSPRKNSRLFRGSPCRPGSPDDGGSSSPIPDCPDTPPHKTFKKLRLFDTPHTPKSLLSRARSSGPGSSSRRVSLFKKVDVSGKSLIDNGRRQQTPLVNFNPFTPDSLLIQSATQQRINRKRAHWNDSCGEDMEASDGEGEEEVVPPSKRITMMESNMTSRYASEFLELEKIGCGEFGAVFKCVKRLDGCMYAIKRSKKPLAGSVDEQNALREVYAHAVLGQHPHVVRYYSAWAEDDHMLIQNEYCNGGTLSDVIAENYRRLSYLSALELKDLLVQVTQGLKYIHSTSLVHMDIKPSNIFISRKSIVSCDECDEDEGLTPTVIYKIGDLGHVTRVNNPQVEEGDSRYLANEVLQEDYSNLTKADIFALALTVVSASGAEPLPTNGEKWHEIRRGKLPAVPQVLSPEFLSLLKLMIHPDPTRRPSTSDLIKHPVLLTTARMSADQLRVELNAEKFKNALLQKELKKAQQARAAAEEKVLSTDRILTRSTVQNSRTTRLIGKKMSRSVSLTIY